A genomic stretch from Arachis stenosperma cultivar V10309 chromosome 3, arast.V10309.gnm1.PFL2, whole genome shotgun sequence includes:
- the LOC130969689 gene encoding cell wall / vacuolar inhibitor of fructosidase 2-like: protein MASSKILYHLLLLFFVLGDTRLYANGDTKLMKKTCRHTKYYDLCFSSLKSDPTSSNADPRGLAMIMVGVAMANATSTSSYLSSQLHNPATNDTTFKRVLKECLDKYTYAGESLQASVQDLADQVYDYAYMHVSAAKDYPNVCHNLFKQNPALVYPPELARRENALKHICDVAMGIIDDFNWY, encoded by the coding sequence ATGGCTTCTTCTAAGATCTTATACCATTTACTTCTCCTGTTTTTTGTACTAGGAGACACAAGATTATATGCGAATGGGGACACCAAGTTGATGAAGAAAACATGCAGGCACACAAAGTACTACGATCTATGCTTCTCTTCCCTGAAATCAGATCCAACAAGTTCAAACGCAGACCCAAGGGGACTAGCAATGATCATGGTTGGGGTTGCCATGGCCAATGCAACATCCACTTCTTCCTACTTGTCTTCTCAGTTGCATAACCCGGCCACCAATGACACTACCTTCAAAAGGGTCCTTAAAGAATGTTTAGACAAGTACACATATGCAGGTGAATCACTTCAAGCTTCGGTTCAAGATTTGGCTGATCAAGTCTATGATTATGCTTACATGCACGTTTCTGCGGCCAAAGATTATCCAAATGTTTGCCACAACTTGTTCAAACAGAATCCTGCTTTGGTTTACCCTCCTGAACTTGCTCGTAGAGAGAATGCTTTGAAGCATATATGTGATGTTGCCATGGGGattattgatgattttaatTGGTATTAG
- the LOC130967657 gene encoding chromatin assembly factor 1 subunit FAS2 → MKGGTVQISWHESKPILSLDFHPSSSTLATAGADFDIKLWSIKPSESQKLPTVTYLNSLSSYHSSSVNVIRFSSSGELLASGADGGDLLIWKLHSTDAGQTWKVLKTLRSHHKDILDLQWSPDASYIISGSVDNCCIIWDVNKGTNLQTLDAHAHYVQGVAWDPLGKYVASLSSDRTCRIYINKPHKSKGIEKINYICQQVISKAEQPLFNNSKSTKYHLFHDETLPSFFRRLSWSPDGSFLLVPAGSYKIGTGSDAVYATYIFSRNDLSRPAIQLPSASKAVVAVRFCPIYFNLRGTNSDGLFKLPYRIIFAVATLNSLFIYDTESTLPIAVLAGLHYSSITDISWSPDARYLALSSQDGFCSLVEFENDELGTPFSLSDGKVSDKDIKSLLQTANDTIVPIRNVGPVVDENSKKQAEGADCMIIESVNTGTDLLESRETSAQRKADDSDMIKSTGSAQSAMTDSETNEAEEKADKMAAEATVNVKEVVSDCRKKKAEEVDDVATQPTGSVEEAALGSRKIEAEDKAEKQVLSSGSVKCGAEEKEEKPQSSLDGTKSGPNEETAGKQISSSKSTPIPNKPARKRITPIAIDP, encoded by the exons atgaagggTGGGACGGTTCAGATCAGCTGGCACGAAAGTAAGCCCATCTTATCCCTTGATTTCCACCCTTCCTCCTCCACTCTCGCTACCGCCGGCGCCGATTTCGACATCAAG ttatggtcgattaagcCATCCGAATCACAGAAGCTTCCCACAGTTACCTATCTCAACAGCTTGTCTTCTTATCATTCTTCCTCTGTCAATGTTATTCGCTTCTCTTCTTCCG GGGAGCTACTAGCCTCTGGTGCTGATG GAGGTGACCTGTTAATATGGAAGTTACATTCTACTGATGCTGGCCAGACATGGAAGGTTCTTAAGACTTTACG ATCTCATCACAAGGATATCCTTGACCTGCAGTGGTCTCCTGATGCCAGTTATATCATATCTGGATCAGTTGATAATTGTTGCATTATATGGGATGTAAACAAAG GCACTAACCTTCAAACGTTGGATGCCCATGCACATTATGTTCAGGGAGTTGCATGGGACCCTCTAGGGAAGTATGTTGCCTCTCTTAGTTCTGACAGGACATGCCGAATTTACATCAATAAGCCTCATAAATCAAAGGGAATTGAGAAAATCAATTACATTTGTCAGCAAGTTATTTCCAAGGCAGAACAGCCATTATTCAATAATTCTAAG TCTACAAAGTATCATCTCTTCCATGATGAGACGTTGCCATCTTTCTTCAGAAGATTATCCTGGTCTCCTGATGGTTCATTTCTACTTGTGCCTGCAG GTTCTTACAAAATTGGCACTGGGTCTGATGCTGTATATGCGACTTACATATTTTCTAGAAACGATCTTTCTCG GCCTGCTATACAGCTTCCTTCTGCAAGCAAGGCTGTTGTTGCTGTACGGTTCTGCCCCATATACTTTAACCTTCGGGGAACAAACTCAG ATGGCTTATTTAAGCTCCCATATCGCATCATATTTGCCGTTGCCACTTTGAATTCACTGTTCATTTATGACACTGAGAGCACTCTTCCAATAGCTGTATTAGCTGGTCTTCACTATTCCTCAATAACGGACATCAGCTG GTCACCTGATGCCCGTTATTTGGCTTTATCTTCACAAGATGGTTTCTGCTCTTTGGTGGAATTTGAAAATGACGAACTTGGAACACCTTTCTCTTTATCAG ATGGAAAGGTGTCAGACAAGGATATTAAAAGTCTGCTGCAGACAGCCAATGACACCATTGTACCAATTAGGAATGTTGGTCCAGTTGTagatgaaaattcaaaaaagcaagcagaaggTGCTGATTGTATGATCATTGAATCAGTTAATACTGGTACAGATTTATTAGAAAGCAGGGAAACTTCTGCACAAAGAAAGGCTGATGACAGTGACATGATCAAGTCAACTGGGAGTGCTCAATCTGCTATGACTGACAGTGAGACAAATGAAGCTGAAGAGAAAGCTGATAAGATGGCTGCTGAGGCAACTGTGAATGTTAAAGAGGTTGTATCAGATTGTAGGAAAAAGAAAGCAGAAGAGGTTGATGATGTGGCCACTCAGCCAACTGGGAGTGTTGAAGAAGCTGCTTTAGGTAGTAGAAAAATTGAAGCTGAAGACAAGGCAGAGAAACAAGTATTGAGTTCAGGCAGCGTAAAATGTGGAGCagaagagaaggaagagaaGCCACAATCAAGTTTAGATGGTACAAAATCAGGACCAAATGAAGAAACAGCAGGGAAACAAATTTCCAGTTCAAAGAGTACACCCATTCCTAACAAGCCAGCCAGGAAGCGTATTACGCCCATTGCAATTGATCCATGA
- the LOC130967473 gene encoding protein trichome berefringence-like 7, producing the protein MSVLNRSISLNRNGSFNRRGFSVGLASPKVANHVRFGWVSLRIQVLVIIASVISFFVAIGCGYIYVLPSVSHALLNAQGLLSDHNDNELLTSCDVFDGSWVQVQGYPLYNATECPFVEKGFNCLGNGRVDTDYLSWRWKPKGCNIPTFDVRSVLEMLRSKRVVFVGDSMSRTQWESMICMLMAGVEDKSGVYEVNQNNITKRIRFLGVRFSAFNFTIEFFRSVFLVQQGNLPRYMQRPRRVKSTLMLDKLDDISDQWVNSDVLIFNTGHWWVPSKLFDIGCYFQVKRSLKLGMSIPAAFKIALETWASWVEREIDRNRTRIFFRTYEPSHWSDQTFRQCNVTKYPAPETEGRDQSLFLDTVLEVVKNVRVPINVLRVTSMSSFRSDGHVGNWSDNPSIQDCSHWCLPGVPDMWNEIVLSQLFSNNETPYRQMEIAE; encoded by the exons ATGAGTGTGTTGAATAGGAGCATTTCATTGAACAGGAATGGATCATTCAATCGAAGGGGCTTCAGTGTTGGCCTTGCAAGCCCCAAGGTCGCCAATCACGTTCGATTTGGATGGGTCTCTTTGAGAATTCAGGTTCTTGTTATCATTGCCTCTGTCATTTCCTTCTTTGTAGCAATTGGTTGTGGCTACATTTATGTGCTTCCTAGCGTTAGCCATGCTCTCTTAAATGCCCAAGGTCTCTTATCTGACCACAACGATAACGAATTACTCACAAGCTGTGATGTCTTTGATGGAAGCTGGGTTCAGGTCCAAGGGTACCCTTTGTACAATGCCACTGAGTGTCCCTTTGTGGAAAAAGGATTCAATTGTTTGGGGAATGGAAGGGTTGACACGGATTATCTCAGCTGGAGGTGGAAACCAAAGGGTTGTAACATTCCAACGTTTGATGTGCGTAGCGTTTTGGAAATGCTGAGGAGCAAAAGGGTTGTTTTTGTTGGTGATTCAATGAGTAGAACACAGTGGGAGTCTATGATTTGTATGCTTATGGCTGGTGTTGAGGATAAGAGTGGTGTTTATGAAGTCAATCAAAATAACATAACAAAGCGAATTAGGTTCTTGGGGGTTAGGTTCAGTGCCTTCAACTTCACCATTGAGTTTTTCCGGTCGGTTTTCCTTGTGCAGCAGGGTAATTTGCCCAGATATATGCAAAGGCCAAGGAGGGTGAAATCCACACTTATGCTGGACAAGTTAGATGATATAAGTGACCAGTGGGTTAATTCAGATGTTCTGATATTCAACACTGGCCATTGGTGGGTGCCATCTAAGCTTTTTGACAT AGGTTGCTATTTCCAGGTTAAAAGGTCTCTGAAACTTGGGATGTCGATTCCTGCTGCCTTTAAAATAGCActtgaaacttgggcatcatgGGTTGAAAGAGAGATCGATAGAAATAGAACGCGCATCTTCTTTAGGACTTATGAGCCATCTCACTGGAG TGATCAAACCTTCAGGCAGTGCAATGTGACTAAGTACCCTGCCCCAGAAACTGAGGGAAGGGACCAGAGCTTGTTTTTGGACACGGTTTTGGAAGTGGTTAAGAATGTCAGAGTTCCTATAAATGTTCTCCGCGTTACTTCTATGTCGTCTTTCCGGAGCGATGGACATGTTGGTAATTGGAGTGATAATCCATCCATTCAAGATTGTAGTCACTGGTGTCTACCAGGAGTACCTGATATGTGGAATGAAATTGTCCTGTCCCAACTCTTTTCCAACAATGAAACCCCTTATCGGCAAATGGAAATTGCAGAATAA